The Pseudomonas wenzhouensis genome has a segment encoding these proteins:
- a CDS encoding CDP-6-deoxy-delta-3,4-glucoseen reductase: protein MNVTLQPSGITLALQPGERILDGARRLGYDCPQSCRNGNCHICAALLVEGRVRQNGVELDHGELFTCLAEPLEDCVLHWDGVLAPGELPVRELSCQVVECQDVGGDVFRVRLRAPAGKAPRYHAGQYLLLQRPDGEMAAFSLASAPHAGRELELHILAREDSSIDLLEALRTTGMARVQMPYGDTHLADLPDGPLVLIAAGTGMGQMHSLIEHCRAAGFTHPVHLYWGARRPEDFYELPHWAEWQQLDNLRLHQVVSEQCGWQGRCGLLHEAVREDFPDLKALHVYASGSPAMVYATLDALVEAGMDAHQMRADVFAYAPRS, encoded by the coding sequence ATGAACGTCACCCTGCAACCCTCCGGCATCACCCTTGCCCTGCAGCCGGGCGAGCGTATCCTCGATGGCGCCCGTCGTCTGGGTTACGACTGCCCGCAGAGCTGCCGCAACGGCAATTGCCATATCTGCGCTGCCTTGCTGGTGGAAGGCCGTGTGCGGCAGAACGGTGTGGAGCTGGATCACGGCGAGCTGTTCACCTGCCTCGCCGAACCGCTGGAAGACTGCGTGCTGCATTGGGATGGCGTGCTGGCGCCGGGCGAACTGCCGGTGCGCGAGCTGAGTTGCCAGGTGGTCGAGTGCCAGGACGTGGGCGGCGACGTGTTCCGTGTGCGCCTGCGCGCCCCGGCCGGCAAGGCGCCGCGCTATCACGCCGGGCAGTACCTGCTGCTGCAGCGCCCGGATGGCGAGATGGCGGCATTCTCCCTGGCGTCGGCGCCGCATGCCGGACGCGAACTGGAATTGCACATTCTCGCCCGTGAAGACAGCAGTATCGATCTGCTGGAGGCGCTGCGCACAACCGGCATGGCGCGCGTGCAGATGCCCTACGGTGACACTCACCTCGCCGATCTGCCCGATGGCCCGCTGGTGCTGATCGCTGCCGGCACAGGCATGGGCCAGATGCACAGCCTGATCGAGCACTGCCGCGCGGCAGGCTTCACCCATCCGGTGCACCTGTACTGGGGCGCGCGTCGCCCCGAAGATTTCTACGAGCTGCCGCACTGGGCTGAGTGGCAACAGCTGGACAACCTGCGCCTGCATCAGGTGGTCAGCGAACAATGTGGCTGGCAGGGCCGTTGCGGCCTGCTGCACGAAGCGGTGCGCGAGGATTTCCCTGACCTCAAGGCCTTGCACGTCTACGCTAGCGGTTCACCAGCGATGGTCTATGCCACGCTCGACGCACTGGTCGAGGCCGGCATGGACGCCCACCAGATGCGCGCCGATGTGTTCGCCTACGCGCCACGAAGTTGA
- a CDS encoding flagellar basal body-associated FliL family protein has translation MKLLTALLLSLSICLPALASSEKKEEVPATLYHNLFPALIGNLADPGNRLKFFKADVSLRVNGTEAEEKLKLHEPLIRHQLVMLFSAQTSETINAPDGRENLRLEALKKVQDAINDEEGKPIVEDLLFNNLIIQ, from the coding sequence GTGAAACTGTTGACCGCCCTGCTGCTGAGCCTGTCGATCTGCCTGCCTGCCCTGGCCTCTTCGGAGAAGAAGGAAGAGGTGCCGGCAACGCTGTATCACAACCTGTTCCCGGCGCTGATCGGCAATCTGGCGGATCCGGGCAATCGTCTGAAGTTCTTCAAGGCCGATGTGTCGCTGCGGGTGAACGGCACCGAGGCCGAGGAGAAGCTCAAGCTGCATGAGCCGCTGATCCGCCACCAACTGGTGATGCTGTTCTCGGCGCAGACCAGCGAGACCATCAACGCCCCCGATGGCCGTGAGAATCTGCGCCTGGAGGCGTTGAAGAAGGTGCAGGACGCGATCAATGATGAAGAGGGCAAGCCCATCGTCGAAGACCTGCTGTTCAACAATCTGATCATTCAGTGA
- a CDS encoding ABC transporter permease produces MERLANILHLGIKELRSLQHDLALVLLIIWAFSMGIYSAATSMPESLHNAAIAVVDEDQSQLSERLIQAFQAPYFRTPQRIDLNEMDRGMDAGRYTFTLNIPPNFQRDVLAGRSPAIQLNVDATQVSMAFTGAGYIQNIGASEVAEFVRRYRGELQQPAELVARIEFNPNLTRAWFGSVMEVINQITMLSIILTGAALIREREHGTVEHLLVMPVTPLEIMLAKVWSMGLVVLTAAALSLLLVVQGWLQVPIEGSIVLFLAGAALHLFATTSMGIFFGTVARSMPQLGLLIILVLLPLQILSGGTTPRESMPELVQQIMLAAPTTHFVALAQAILYRGAGLSIVWPYMLAIAGIGTLFFIAALTRFRKTLAQMA; encoded by the coding sequence ATGGAACGCCTGGCCAACATTCTGCACCTAGGTATCAAGGAGCTGCGCAGCCTGCAGCATGACCTGGCGCTGGTATTGCTGATCATCTGGGCCTTCAGCATGGGCATCTACTCGGCCGCAACCAGCATGCCGGAGAGCCTGCACAACGCCGCCATCGCCGTGGTCGACGAAGACCAGTCGCAACTCTCCGAACGGCTGATCCAGGCCTTCCAGGCGCCCTACTTCCGTACCCCGCAACGTATCGACCTGAACGAGATGGATCGCGGCATGGATGCCGGGCGCTACACCTTCACCCTGAACATTCCGCCGAACTTCCAGCGCGACGTGCTCGCCGGTCGCAGCCCGGCAATCCAGCTCAACGTCGATGCCACCCAGGTCAGCATGGCCTTCACCGGTGCCGGCTACATCCAGAATATCGGCGCCAGCGAGGTGGCCGAGTTCGTCCGCCGCTACCGGGGCGAGCTGCAGCAGCCAGCCGAACTGGTGGCACGCATAGAGTTCAACCCCAACCTGACGCGCGCCTGGTTCGGCTCGGTGATGGAGGTGATCAACCAGATCACCATGCTGTCGATCATCCTCACCGGCGCGGCGCTGATCCGCGAACGCGAGCACGGCACCGTCGAACACCTGCTGGTGATGCCGGTGACGCCACTGGAAATCATGCTGGCCAAGGTCTGGTCGATGGGGCTGGTGGTGCTCACAGCTGCGGCGCTGTCACTGCTGCTGGTGGTGCAGGGCTGGCTACAGGTGCCGATCGAGGGTTCGATTGTGCTGTTTCTGGCTGGCGCGGCGCTGCACCTGTTCGCCACTACCTCGATGGGCATCTTCTTCGGCACGGTGGCGCGCTCGATGCCGCAATTGGGCCTGCTGATCATCCTGGTGCTGTTGCCGCTGCAGATCCTCTCCGGCGGCACCACGCCGCGCGAAAGCATGCCGGAGCTGGTACAGCAGATCATGCTCGCGGCGCCGACCACCCACTTCGTCGCACTGGCCCAGGCCATTCTCTATCGCGGCGCCGGGCTGAGCATCGTCTGGCCGTACATGCTGGCCATTGCCGGCATCGGCACGCTGTTCTTCATCGCCGCGCTGACGCGTTTTCGCAAGACCCTGGCGCAGATGGCCTGA
- the rbbA gene encoding ribosome-associated ATPase/putative transporter RbbA, with the protein MNAPVARLSGVGLRYGQTHALQQVELALPARCMVGLIGPDGVGKSSLLALIAGARKIQDGRVEVLDGDMADARHRRNVCPHIAYMPQGLGKNLYPTLSVFENLDFFGRLFGQDAAERERRIDDLLRSTGMSAFRERPAGKLSGGMKQKLGLCCALIHDPDLLILDEPTTGVDPLSRNQFWELIARIRAQRPQMSVLVATAYMEEAERFDHLVAMDAGRVLAEGSPAELRERTNCASLEQAFIALLPEERRRGHQQVLIPPLQDSHEIAIEAKGLTMRFGDFVAVDSVSFRIRRGEIFGFLGSNGCGKSTTMKMLTGLLPASEGEALLFGQAVDPRDMATRKRVGYMSQAFSLYGELTVRQNLVLHAQLFHVPAEEIEPRVAQMAARFDLGEVMDMLPERLPLGIRQRLSLAVAVIHKPEILILDEPTSGVDPVARDGFWQLMLDLSRQDGVTIFISTHFMNEAQRCDRISLMHAGRVLDSDTPQGLMDKRGLDSLEATFIAYLQEAVGEQAVSEAPPLEQAPPQQRQRFSLRRLLSYARREALELRRDPIRGGMALLGTVLLLFIIGYGISLDVEDLTFAVLDRDQTTTSQEYHLNLSGSRYFLEKAPLSDYDELERRLRNGDISLAVEIPPHFGRDLKRGDNPQIGMWIDGAMPTRAETIKGYVTGLHQHYLAELARRSPQPQTASAAELEVRYRYNPDVESLKAMVPAVIPLLLMLIPAMLTALGVVREKELGSIINLYVTPVTRLEFLLGKQLPYIALGLFNFILLMLLAVTVFDIPLKGNPLTLLAGALLYLACATGLGLLMSTFTNSQIAAVFGTAIVTLLPAIQFSGLIYPVASLEGAGALIGQLYPTSQFLVISRGIFSKALELQDLTGYFTALALTIPLLTLFSASLLRKQEV; encoded by the coding sequence ATGAACGCGCCGGTCGCACGCCTGAGCGGCGTCGGCCTGCGCTACGGCCAGACCCACGCGCTGCAACAGGTTGAGCTGGCACTGCCGGCCCGCTGCATGGTCGGCCTGATCGGCCCCGATGGCGTCGGCAAGTCCAGTCTGCTGGCGCTGATCGCCGGGGCGCGGAAGATTCAGGACGGCCGCGTCGAAGTGCTCGACGGCGACATGGCCGATGCCCGTCATCGGCGCAATGTCTGCCCGCATATCGCCTACATGCCGCAGGGTCTGGGCAAGAACCTCTACCCGACGCTGTCGGTGTTCGAGAACCTGGATTTCTTCGGCCGCCTGTTCGGTCAGGACGCTGCCGAGCGCGAGCGGCGCATCGACGACCTGCTGCGCAGCACCGGTATGTCGGCCTTCCGCGAGCGTCCAGCGGGCAAGCTGTCAGGCGGCATGAAGCAGAAGCTGGGGCTGTGCTGCGCGCTGATCCACGACCCCGACCTGCTGATCCTCGACGAGCCAACCACCGGCGTCGACCCGCTGTCGCGCAACCAGTTCTGGGAACTGATCGCGCGCATCCGCGCACAGCGTCCGCAGATGAGCGTGCTGGTGGCCACGGCCTATATGGAGGAAGCCGAACGCTTCGACCACCTGGTAGCGATGGATGCCGGCCGCGTGCTGGCTGAAGGCAGCCCGGCCGAATTGCGCGAACGCACCAACTGCGCCAGCCTGGAGCAGGCCTTTATCGCGCTGTTGCCCGAAGAGCGTCGGCGTGGCCATCAGCAGGTGCTCATTCCACCCCTGCAAGACAGCCACGAGATCGCCATCGAAGCCAAGGGTCTAACCATGCGCTTCGGTGATTTCGTCGCCGTCGATTCGGTGTCGTTTCGCATCCGCCGGGGCGAAATCTTTGGTTTTCTCGGCTCCAACGGCTGCGGCAAGAGCACCACCATGAAGATGCTTACCGGCCTGTTGCCAGCGTCCGAGGGCGAGGCGCTGCTGTTCGGCCAGGCAGTTGACCCGCGCGACATGGCCACGCGCAAGCGGGTCGGCTACATGTCCCAGGCGTTCTCCCTGTATGGCGAACTGACGGTGCGGCAGAACCTGGTGCTGCACGCGCAACTCTTTCACGTACCCGCCGAGGAGATCGAGCCACGCGTGGCGCAGATGGCCGCACGCTTCGACCTCGGCGAGGTCATGGACATGCTCCCCGAGCGCCTGCCATTGGGCATCCGCCAGCGCCTGTCGCTGGCCGTGGCGGTGATTCACAAGCCGGAAATCCTCATCCTCGACGAGCCCACCTCAGGCGTCGACCCGGTGGCGCGTGACGGTTTCTGGCAACTGATGCTCGACCTGTCGCGCCAGGACGGCGTGACCATCTTCATCTCCACCCACTTCATGAACGAGGCGCAGCGCTGCGACCGCATCTCGCTGATGCACGCCGGCCGCGTGCTCGACAGCGACACGCCGCAAGGCTTGATGGACAAACGCGGCCTGGACAGCCTGGAAGCCACCTTCATCGCCTACCTGCAGGAGGCGGTTGGCGAGCAAGCGGTCAGCGAGGCGCCGCCGCTGGAACAGGCGCCGCCACAACAGCGTCAACGCTTCAGCCTGCGCCGCCTGCTCAGCTATGCCCGCCGCGAAGCGCTGGAGCTGCGCCGCGACCCGATCCGTGGCGGCATGGCGCTGCTCGGCACCGTGCTGCTGCTGTTCATCATCGGCTATGGCATCAGCCTCGACGTCGAAGACCTGACCTTCGCCGTGCTCGATCGCGACCAGACCACCACCAGCCAGGAATACCACCTCAACCTGTCCGGCTCGCGCTACTTCCTGGAGAAGGCGCCGCTCTCCGACTACGACGAGTTGGAACGGCGCCTGCGCAATGGCGATATCAGCCTCGCCGTGGAGATTCCGCCGCACTTCGGTCGCGATCTCAAGCGCGGCGACAATCCGCAGATCGGCATGTGGATCGACGGCGCCATGCCGACCCGCGCCGAAACCATCAAGGGCTACGTCACCGGCCTGCATCAGCACTACCTGGCGGAACTGGCGCGCCGCTCACCCCAGCCACAAACCGCCAGCGCCGCCGAACTGGAAGTGCGCTACCGCTATAACCCCGATGTGGAAAGCCTCAAGGCCATGGTACCGGCAGTGATTCCGCTGCTACTGATGCTGATCCCAGCGATGCTCACGGCGCTGGGCGTGGTGCGCGAGAAGGAGCTGGGCTCGATCATCAATCTCTACGTTACCCCGGTCACCCGCCTGGAATTCCTGCTCGGTAAACAACTGCCCTACATCGCCCTGGGCTTGTTCAACTTCATCCTGCTGATGCTGCTGGCAGTCACGGTGTTCGACATCCCGCTCAAGGGCAACCCGCTGACTCTGCTGGCCGGCGCCCTGCTCTATCTGGCCTGCGCCACCGGACTCGGCCTGCTCATGTCGACCTTCACCAACAGTCAGATCGCCGCCGTGTTCGGCACCGCCATCGTCACCCTGCTGCCGGCCATCCAGTTTTCCGGGCTGATCTACCCGGTGGCCTCGCTGGAAGGCGCGGGCGCGCTGATCGGCCAGCTCTACCCGACCTCGCAGTTTCTGGTGATCAGCCGCGGCATCTTCTCCAAGGCGCTGGAGCTGCAGGACCTGACCGGCTACTTCACCGCTCTGGCGCTGACCATCCCGCTGCTGACGCTGTTCAGCGCTAGCCTGCTGCGCAAACAGGAGGTGTGA
- a CDS encoding NADPH:quinone oxidoreductase family protein, producing the protein MKALLCKAFGPADTLVLEDLPSPEPKKNEVLIEVQAAGVNFPDTLIIEGKYQFKPPFPFAPGGEVAGVVKAVGEKVSHLRAGDRVMALTGWGGFAEEVAVPAYNVLPVPKSMDLTTAAAFGMTYGTSMHALKQRANLQPGETLLVLGASGGVGLAAVEIGKAMGAKIIAAASSAEKLEVARNAGADELINYSEQSLKDEVKRLTGGQGVDVIYDPVGGTLFEEAFRSIGWNGRFLVVGFAAGGGIPALPANLPLLKGASLVGVFWGSFAQRQPQDNAANFQQLFAWHAEGKLKPLVSQTFPLERGGEAIATLGQRKAVGKVVVTVR; encoded by the coding sequence ATGAAAGCCCTGCTGTGCAAAGCCTTCGGCCCCGCCGACACCCTGGTACTGGAAGACCTGCCAAGCCCCGAACCGAAAAAGAACGAGGTGCTGATCGAGGTGCAGGCCGCCGGGGTCAACTTCCCCGACACGCTGATCATCGAAGGCAAATACCAGTTCAAGCCGCCCTTCCCCTTCGCCCCGGGCGGTGAGGTAGCCGGCGTGGTCAAGGCCGTCGGCGAGAAGGTCAGCCATCTGCGCGCCGGTGATCGGGTGATGGCGCTGACGGGTTGGGGCGGCTTTGCCGAAGAGGTCGCCGTGCCGGCCTACAACGTATTGCCGGTGCCCAAGAGCATGGACCTGACCACCGCTGCTGCTTTCGGCATGACCTACGGCACCTCGATGCATGCCCTCAAGCAACGCGCCAACCTGCAACCGGGTGAAACCCTGCTGGTGCTCGGCGCCTCCGGTGGCGTCGGTCTGGCCGCGGTGGAAATCGGCAAGGCCATGGGCGCCAAGATCATCGCCGCCGCGAGCAGCGCCGAGAAGCTGGAAGTGGCGCGTAACGCCGGCGCGGATGAGCTGATCAACTACAGCGAGCAAAGCCTGAAGGACGAGGTAAAACGCCTCACCGGCGGCCAGGGTGTGGATGTGATCTACGACCCGGTGGGCGGCACACTGTTCGAAGAAGCCTTCCGCAGCATCGGCTGGAACGGCCGTTTCCTGGTGGTGGGTTTCGCCGCCGGCGGCGGTATCCCGGCCCTGCCAGCCAACCTGCCTTTGCTCAAGGGCGCCTCCCTAGTCGGCGTATTCTGGGGCTCCTTCGCCCAGCGCCAGCCGCAGGACAACGCCGCGAACTTCCAGCAACTGTTCGCCTGGCACGCCGAAGGCAAGCTCAAGCCGCTGGTATCGCAGACCTTCCCGCTGGAGCGCGGCGGCGAAGCCATCGCTACCCTCGGCCAGCGCAAGGCAGTGGGCAAGGTGGTAGTAACCGTTCGGTGA